CCCGATCTCGGAGGACGTGGCCAGGAACCCATGCGAGGCCGTGCCTAGGACGAGGTAGATGCCGTTCACGAACGTCGAGAGCAGCGTGAGGATCATGCCGGGGGCGATGGTCATGAGCATGTCGTAGCTCGAGAAGTGGCCATGGCCTATCCCGCGCATGAGGTCCCTCCCATACGAGAAGAACACCTGGTAGAACCCCTTGGTCCAACGAAGGCGCTGAATCCAGGACTGAGAGAACGTGATGGGCTGCTCGTCGTAGAACTCAGCAGGTGCGAACCCGATCGTGATGTTGTTCGAGTTGCAGAAGGTCGAGAACTGGATGTCCTCAGTCAGGGTATGGAAGTTCCACCCGTGCATGCCTCGCACGATCTTGGACGAGACGAGCCAACCGGACCCCGAGATGGCGCAGCTCGTATGGAGCAGCATACGAGCGTTGTTGAGATACTTCGCCTCGCGCATGAACCACGTCGCGTTGGCGGCCGAGACACCCAGCTCGAGTCGAAGTTCTTCGAGTTGCGATAGCTCGTGCACACGAGGTATCCCGCATCGAAGGCCTGGTTCATGATGGTGACGTAGTTAGGGGCCAGCAGGTTGTCCGCATCGAAGACGATGAACGCCTCATAGCGGTCGCCGTACTCGTCGAGGATCCGGTTGAACCCATAGTCGAGCACCCAGCTCTTGCCCTTGCGCGCGAGGTCGTTACGCTCGTAGACGATGGCTCCCGCCGCGCGCGCCTCCTCGGCCGTCCTGTCGTTGCAGGCATCCGCGACCACGAACGTGTCGATGAGGTCTGCCGGATAGTCCTGGGCCTTGATCGACCTGACGAGGTTGCCGATCACCGGTTCCTCGTTGTGGGCCGCGATGAAGAAGGCATACCGGTGCTGCCTCTTGGCCTCAGGCAACTTCACGGTGCCACGGCGCCACACCACGATGATGTAGACGAACTGGTAGAAGAAGGCGAAGGTGAAGAACGCCCACACGATGATGTTGAAGATGACGATGGGCGTGAGGCCCAGCCGATTCAATTCCACGCTACGCTCCCTGACGAGAGTCCGGATCCGACACTTCGCCCGCGACGAGGGCGGGCGCGATGCGCTCCCCCGCCTCGGTTCGGCCCATGGAGCGACCAGAGAGTGATTCTAGCGCACGAGAGAGGTCGCCCGGGAGGCTGTCGGTAAGCTTCACTGGTTCCCCAGTCACGGGATGGTCGAAGCCGATGCTCCAGGAATGCAGGAACTGCCTGGTAAGGCCGAGGTTCTCGCGCCCGTCCCCATGCCCGTAGAGCTGGTCACCCACGACGTCGTGGTTGATGTGCCGCATATGCACCCTGATCTGGTGCGTCCGACCCGTGTAGAGATGGCACTCGAGAAGGGAGTACCCCTCGTCACGGCGTCCGGCCTCGAAGCGCTCGAGCGTCCGGAAGGTCGTGATGGCCTCGCGCGAGGAGGGACCGTCAGCCACGCACATGCGCAGACGGTCACGGCTCGAACGTGCGATGGGGGCAACGACCTGTCCCTCGTCAGGCGCCACATACCCCTGCACGAGCACCACGTAACGTCGGTCGAGCACCCTCAGGCGTATGAGGTCCTGGAGCGCCTTGGCCGTGGCGTCATCATGGGCGCAGACCATGAGGCCCGAGGTGTCCATGTCGAGCCGGTGCACGATGCCCGGACGGTCCTCGCCCTGCACATGCGAGAGGTGCTCCTCCCCATAGCGGGCGACCAAGGCGTTGGCGAGGGTATCGGCCTCATGCCCGGGGCTCGGGTGGCAGACGAGACCCGCCTGCTTCGAGATGACAATGAGGTAGGCGTCCTCGTAGCGCACGTCGATGGGTATCGGCACGGGAAGCAGTCCGCCACGCGGGCCCTCTTCCTCGATGGGAAGCATGACCTGCAGCTGGTCGCCTGGACGGAGGCGTTCGGACTTTGACGTGACGACGACGCCGTTCAAGCTCACACGCCCCTGCTCCACCAGATGGGCACAGGCGCTCCGTGAGGGGAGCCCCTCGACACCCGAGAGCCACGAGTCGACACGTACGCCGTCGGCATTCATCCCCGCCATACGGTTGACGACACGATCAGTCACGGTCGGAGCCCCCCGCATCCGCGACGCGCGAGTGGTCCCACACGAGCCATGAGACGATCACGGCCACTATGCCGCAGGTGACAGCGATGTCAGCCAGGTTGAAGACGGGGAAGTCGATGAAGCTCGTGGCGAGGTAGTCGACCACACGGCCGCTCGTGACCCGGTCGATGAGGTTACCGATGCCTCCGCCTGCCACACAGGCGAGCGAATAGACGACCGAGCTCGGCAGCTCCTCTCGGACGACCCAGACCGCCATGCCGACGACCAGCACGGCAGCGATCGCGACGAACACCCATCCGGCACCCTCGCCCAGGCTGAACGCCGCCCCCGTGTTGTAGACGAGGTCGAGGTCCATGACCCCGGGTATGAGAGAGACCCGCTGACCAGCGACCAGGGAGCCCTCCACGAGCCTCTTCAGCAGCTGGTCCGTGAGGGCTATGGCAGCCGCCACGGCAACATAGCGGTCGAGCCTATGGGCCCAGCCAGCCTCCGAGATACGGTAGTCGCTACTCGCAGCAGCCATCCGCGGCCTCCACGGCATCATGGCAACGAGGGCAGAGCCCATCCTTACCGACCTTGCGCCAGTTCCAGCAGCGCTCGCAGCGCTCGCCCTCGGCAGGCATGACCTCACATGAAAGGGAGTCACCTACCGCAAGGACGACCTCAGAGCACACGAGGACCTCGGCAAGGTCGGGGGCATCGGGACCAGTGAGCAGGTCATAGCCTTCCTGGGGCAGGACGACCTTCGCGCGGGCCGCCTGGGTGGTCTTCTCGGAGATCAGGCCCGAACCCACCGCCTCCTCGTAGGCCTTCGTGAAGGCAGCTCGTACCTCGAGCATGGCATCATAGCAGGGAACGAGGCGGTCGGCCTCTGCATCAGCCATGGGAGAGACGTACCAGTCAAGGAGGGCGGCACGCTCGCGACCATCACGGAGCGACTCGGGCACATAGCTCATGACCTCGTCGCAGGTGAATGCCAGGATGGGCTGGAGGTCATGGAGCAGCATCGAGAGGATCTGCCCCCAGCACGTCTGGGCGCTCCTCCGCGCGGCGCTGGTCCTCTCGCTGCAGTACATGCGGTCCTTGGTGGCGTTGAGGTAGCCGTTCGAGAGTTCCGTGATCACGAAGTCATAGAGCGTGCGGTAGACCACGTTGAACCGGTAGTCCGCATAGGCAGCGGCGACCTCCTCGTGCACCTTGGTGAGACGAGCCAGGACGAGACGGTCATAGGGGTCGAGCTCAGCCTCGGGGACGGTGTCACAGGTGGGGTCGAACTGCCCATCGAGCTCGCCGAGGAGGAAGCGGAACGTGTTACGGAAGCGACGATAGGCGTCCCCCACGTGGTCGAGGATGTCGTGATCGCAGGCGACGTCGGTGGACGTGTCGCAGGAGGCGACCCAGAGACGCACGATGTCGGCCCCACGCTCGTCGCAGACCTTGTTAGGGTCGATCACGTTGCCGACCGACTTGCTCATCTTGCGGCCCTTGCCGTCAAGCACGAACCCCTGGGACACGACCGACTTGAACGGGGCGCAGCCATAGGCGCCCACGCTCGTGAGCAGCGAGCTCTGGAACCAGCCACGGTGCTGGTCCGAGCCCTCGAGGTACATGTCCGCGGGGAACCTCAGCTCCGGTCTGTTGCCGAGGACGGCCGTGTGCGAGACGCCCGAGTCCCACCAGACGTCGAGGATGTCGGTGTCCGCCGTGAGGTGGTGCCCTCCGCACGAGGGGCAGGTGCAGGCATTCCCCAGGTAGCTTGCGGGGTCATCGGTGAACCAAGCATCCGAGCCCTTCTCGTGGAAGAGCTTGATGATGGCATCGAGCGTGTCGTCGTTCATGACCTTCTCGCCACAGTCTGCGCAGGTGAAGCTCGGAATGGGGACGCCCCAGCAGCGTTGGCGCGAGATGCACCAGTCAGGACGGCCCTCCACCATGGCGGTGATGCGCTTGGAGGCGTGGCTCGGGTACCAGCGCACGCTATGCTGGATGGCATCGAGCGCCTGGTCACGCAGGCCCGTCTTGTCCATCGAGACGAACCACTGGTCGGTGGCACGGAAGATGACCGGACGCTTGCAGCGCCAGCAGTGCGGGTACGAGTGCGTGATGTCGATGGCGGCCACGAGGGTGCCACGATCGCGCAGGAAGTCGATGACGTGCGGATTTGCCTCGTCGGTGTCCATGCCCGAGAAGGGGCCTCCGGTGCCGATGCCCTCTCCCTTGAAGAAGCGGCCGTCGTCATCGACGGGCATGACGAGCTCGAGGCCCCACTTCATGCCCGCGTTGTAGTCGTCGACGCCGTGGCCGGGAGCCGTGTGGACCACGCCCGTGCCGTCATCGAGGGTGACGTAGTCGGCCGTGATGAAGCGGCCCTCGAAGTCATCGAAGATGGGTTGCGTGTAGGTGTTCCCCACCAGGTCGTCACCCGTGGCATGCCACTCGGAGCCATTGACGCTCACGAGCTCGTAGTCCCAGCCCGCGAGCCCGCAGACCTTCTCGGCGAGCGCCGAGGCCATGATCTCGGCACGACCATCGTGGAGAACGGCGACGTAGTCGAACTCGGGCCCGAGGATGACGCCGGTGTCTGCCGGCATGGTCCAGGGCGTGGTCGTCCAGACCACGACGTCGACCTTGCCCGCGTAGGCCTCGAGGCCGGCTGGCACGCTCGTGAGGACGAAGCGCACGTAGATGGAGGGGCTCACCTCGTCGGAGTACTCGATTTCGGCCTCGGCGAGCGCGGTGTGGCAGTGCTTGCACCAATGGACCGGCTTGCGGCCGCGATAGATGGCGCCCTTGTCGAAGATCTTCTTGAAGATCTCGATGTCGGCCGCGTCGTAGTCGTTCACGAGCGTGAGGTAGGGGTGGTCCCAGTCGCCCAGCACGCCGAGACGCTTGAAGCCCTGACGCTGGATGTCGATGTTCTCGACCGCGAACTCGCGGCACATCGTGCGGACCTCGGGCGTGGGGGTCTCGTTGAACTTCTTGGTGCCGAGGGTCTCCTCGACCTTGTGCTCGATGGGCTGGCCGTGGCAGTCCCAGCCGGGGACATACGGCGTCTGATAGCCACGCATGGACCAATAGCGATTGATGATGTCCTTCGAGATCTTGTTGAGGGCATGTCCGATGTGGATGGGGCCATTGGCATACGGCGGGCCGTCGTGGAGGACGAACCGGGGATGGCCCTCGTTCTTCTTGAGCATCTGGGAGTAGACGTCGTCCTCGTACCAGCTCGCCAGCCGCTCAGGCTCACGCTTGGCAAGTCCCGCCCGCATGGGGAAGTCGGTCTTGGGAAGGTTCATGGTCTTCTTGAACGTGTTAGCCACTCGTGCGTCCTCTCGTCTGGGACGCCAAAAAAGGCGCCCGTCCCGTCGCAGCTGGGACGAAGCGCCTGCACGTTGCTTCGCTGACCACCCAGCGAGCGGAACCTCTCCGCTGTACTCGGCTGGCCTGTGACGGCGGCCACTCCGACGACGCCTACCGGCAGCGGATGCTGCGTTCGGGCCGTGGCTCCGGGGTGATCTTCGTCGGGATGCGCACGCGGGCTCACACCGTCCCCGCTCGCTCTTGGTACGCACGGCCCCGACTACTCGTCCCCATCGATGCCTTCGCAGGAACTATAGCACGCCCGCCCGCCTTCATGTGGGAGACGGGCGGGCGCAAGGCATCGACCATAGGCTTGGCGCTATCTCGCCCCAGCCAGGTACTTCCAATAGGAGAGGTCGCCGTAGAACTTATCGACGTCGACCTGCGAGCCATAGCCCGAGACGTAGGTCGTCGATGAGTACTGGAAGATCGTGGGGCTGGACCAGGACCCATACCCGTTGCCGTCGGTCCATGGGTCGGACTGATAGCCACTATGAGAGTCCATGTCCGCATATTGGGCCACCCAGAGGCCATACGAGCTGGAAACCGAGGACCAGTTGTACTCGCTCGTCACGGCCTTGCTGACATAGAGGAGCGCCCTCACGCCCGTGGTCTGATAGACCCGATTGAGGAAGGTGCTACACCAGGAGACGTCGCTGCCGGACCCGAACGTAGCGTTATCCCCGCCTTCCCAGTCAAGTGCCAGCACGGCAGAGCCGAGGACGCCGAGGCTCCTGGCACGCGCAACGAAATGGTCGGCCTCGGAGACCGCATCGCCGCCCTCGGCATAGTGGTAGAGGCCGACACCCTTTCCTGCCGAAACAGCGCCAGACAGCTGAGAGGACGCATAGGGGTTGTTGTATCCGGTGCCCTGGGTCGCCTTCACGATGATGAAGTCAGCTGATACTCCCGAGGTGTTCATGGACGACTGGTAACTCGCTATGTCGATGCCATCCATGCACTGCGAGACGGCGAGCAGATAGGCATCATTGTCCGCCCTATAGAGCA
This genomic stretch from Atopobiaceae bacterium harbors:
- a CDS encoding glycosyltransferase family 2 protein; its protein translation is MLLHTSCAISGSGWLVSSKIVRGMHGWNFHTLTEDIQFSTFCNSNNITIGFAPAEFYDEQPITFSQSWIQRLRWTKGFYQVFFSYGRDLMRGIGHGHFSSYDMLMTIAPGMILTLLSTFVNGIYLVLGTASHGFLATSSEIGMCVGSLVMTFLSMYVVFFVLALITTISERKHIHSKSRLRIFTNLFTFPLFMMTYVPITVVALFKKVEWVPTKHMVSVSFDDVMSEGAKEGTTSEA
- a CDS encoding glycosyltransferase family 2 protein; its protein translation is MELNRLGLTPIVIFNIIVWAFFTFAFFYQFVYIIVVWRRGTVKLPEAKRQHRYAFFIAAHNEEPVIGNLVRSIKAQDYPADLIDTFVVADACNDRTAEEARAAGAIVYERNDLARKGKSWVLDYGFNRILDEYGDRYEAFIVFDADNLLAPNYVTIMNQAFDAGYLVCTSYRNSKNFDSSWVSRPPTRRGSCARRSISTTLVCCSIRAAPSRGPVGSSRPRSCEACTGGTSIP
- a CDS encoding RluA family pseudouridine synthase, with translation MTDRVVNRMAGMNADGVRVDSWLSGVEGLPSRSACAHLVEQGRVSLNGVVVTSKSERLRPGDQLQVMLPIEEEGPRGGLLPVPIPIDVRYEDAYLIVISKQAGLVCHPSPGHEADTLANALVARYGEEHLSHVQGEDRPGIVHRLDMDTSGLMVCAHDDATAKALQDLIRLRVLDRRYVVLVQGYVAPDEGQVVAPIARSSRDRLRMCVADGPSSREAITTFRTLERFEAGRRDEGYSLLECHLYTGRTHQIRVHMRHINHDVVGDQLYGHGDGRENLGLTRQFLHSWSIGFDHPVTGEPVKLTDSLPGDLSRALESLSGRSMGRTEAGERIAPALVAGEVSDPDSRQGA
- the lspA gene encoding signal peptidase II, encoding MAAASSDYRISEAGWAHRLDRYVAVAAAIALTDQLLKRLVEGSLVAGQRVSLIPGVMDLDLVYNTGAAFSLGEGAGWVFVAIAAVLVVGMAVWVVREELPSSVVYSLACVAGGGIGNLIDRVTSGRVVDYLATSFIDFPVFNLADIAVTCGIVAVIVSWLVWDHSRVADAGGSDRD
- the ileS gene encoding isoleucine--tRNA ligase, whose translation is MANTFKKTMNLPKTDFPMRAGLAKREPERLASWYEDDVYSQMLKKNEGHPRFVLHDGPPYANGPIHIGHALNKISKDIINRYWSMRGYQTPYVPGWDCHGQPIEHKVEETLGTKKFNETPTPEVRTMCREFAVENIDIQRQGFKRLGVLGDWDHPYLTLVNDYDAADIEIFKKIFDKGAIYRGRKPVHWCKHCHTALAEAEIEYSDEVSPSIYVRFVLTSVPAGLEAYAGKVDVVVWTTTPWTMPADTGVILGPEFDYVAVLHDGRAEIMASALAEKVCGLAGWDYELVSVNGSEWHATGDDLVGNTYTQPIFDDFEGRFITADYVTLDDGTGVVHTAPGHGVDDYNAGMKWGLELVMPVDDDGRFFKGEGIGTGGPFSGMDTDEANPHVIDFLRDRGTLVAAIDITHSYPHCWRCKRPVIFRATDQWFVSMDKTGLRDQALDAIQHSVRWYPSHASKRITAMVEGRPDWCISRQRCWGVPIPSFTCADCGEKVMNDDTLDAIIKLFHEKGSDAWFTDDPASYLGNACTCPSCGGHHLTADTDILDVWWDSGVSHTAVLGNRPELRFPADMYLEGSDQHRGWFQSSLLTSVGAYGCAPFKSVVSQGFVLDGKGRKMSKSVGNVIDPNKVCDERGADIVRLWVASCDTSTDVACDHDILDHVGDAYRRFRNTFRFLLGELDGQFDPTCDTVPEAELDPYDRLVLARLTKVHEEVAAAYADYRFNVVYRTLYDFVITELSNGYLNATKDRMYCSERTSAARRSAQTCWGQILSMLLHDLQPILAFTCDEVMSYVPESLRDGRERAALLDWYVSPMADAEADRLVPCYDAMLEVRAAFTKAYEEAVGSGLISEKTTQAARAKVVLPQEGYDLLTGPDAPDLAEVLVCSEVVLAVGDSLSCEVMPAEGERCERCWNWRKVGKDGLCPRCHDAVEAADGCCE